In the genome of Hyphomicrobium sp. ghe19, the window ATTTTGCAGACTTTGTCGGGAGGTAGAGCCTTGGAAGGTGCGATGTCGAAATCGCGCGACGCTTCGTCTTTCTCGCAACAAAATTTGCCGAGTGGGAACACCGAAGCCGCGCCAATATATATTCCGCCGAAAGAAAGATTCCTCGAATTTCGAAGGCAGCCGAGCGCGCAGCGGGCTTCGGTGTTGGCGTGCATCGGAGCGTTGTTGTTCCTTGGTGTGTGGGAGTTCGGCCACTATCTGACGCCGGCATCGGCCCGCAAGTTCTTTCCGTCCATCGGCGAGGTGGGCTCCGCCCTTTATGTCTTGTTCGCCGAGCGCAACTTCCTGCATGACGTCTCGGTGAGCTGTTGGCGAATTTTCGTCAGCTTCCTGGCAGCTTCCGCGATTGCTGTGCCGATCGGCATTCTGATGGGAAGTTTCGGCAACGTTCGCGCTCTCTTGAATCCGACGCTGACGGCCTGGCGATATCTGCCTGCCGCTTCGTTCATTCCGCTCCTCCTCGTTTGGTTTGGTCCGACCGATCAAGCGAAGATTGCGCTGCTCTTCATCGGCGTCATCTTCTTCCTGATCTCGCTGGTGCTGGACAATACGACCGCCATCCAGAAGGAGTTTGTGGAAGCTGGACTGACGATGGGCGCATCACGCCGCACCATTCTCACAGGCATCGTGGTGCCGGCAGCTCTTCCAGCGATCTTCGATTCCATGCGCAACATGGTTGCGGTGAGCTGGACGTATCTCGTCATCGCCGAAATCGTCGGAGCGCAGGATGGCATTGGCGCCGTGATGATGCGTGCCGGACGTTTTCTCAACGTCGACGTGATCATGGCGGGCATCGTTACCATCGGTGCACTGGGGCTTCTCACAGATCTCATTTTCCGGGGCATTTGCCGCGCGCTGTTCCCGTGGAACGTCGAGCGGAGGTCGTAACATGAACATCGTCGCAAAGGATTTTACGCCGGTGACAACCGTTCCACCCCTCAAGGCGTCCCGCATCAGCAAGGAGTATCTGGGCGGGTCGTTCAAGGCGCTCGACGACGTGTCGTTCGAGCTGCAGGAGAACCAAATCACAGCGTTCGTCGGGCCGTCAGGGTGCGGAAAGACGACGATGCTGCGGATCATCGCGGGGCTCGAATATCCCACACGCGGACGGCTGGAAGTTTTCGGCAAGAACGTGCAGGGACCTGGTCCCGATCGCGGCATGATCTTCCAAGCCTATACGTCGTTCCCCTGGCTCACCGCCATGCAGAACGTCGAATACGGCATGAAAATTCTCAAGGTTCCGGCTGCAGAACGCCGCGAACGCACGATGAATTTTCTCAAGCTCGTACATCTCGAGAAGTTTGCGGACACCTATCCGCGCAGTTTGTCCGGAGGCATGAAGCAACGCGTCGCTCTCGCTCGAACGCTGGCGCAGAACCCGGCGATCATCCTGATGGATGAGCCTTTCGGCGCGTTGGACGCACAGGTGCGTTGGGAGATGCAGGAACTCATGATCGAGTTGATCGAGCGTGAGAAGAAGACGGTCGTCGCAATCACGCACGACATCGAGGAAGCCATCTATCTGGCTGATCGCATCATTTTCTTCAGCCGGCAGCCAGGCCGCATCAAAGCCGATATTCCGCTCACTTTCAAAGGCGGACGGCGCATCAAGCAGAAAGAAGAGCTGCTGGAACTGCCGGGGTATGCGGAGCTCGAGCGTCAGCTCTTTGCGATGATGCGCGAGGAAATCAAATAGCCAATCAGCTTCGACGACGTGAATCCAAAGGATCGAAGATCGTTCAGGAGACGGCATAAAATGAAAAACAAGTCGTTTACGAACACGTTTCTCGCTCTCGGGTTGCTGGCGACTGCGGCGCCAGTGGCCGCGCCTCGGGCGAGCGCAGCAGAAAAAGTCAGCGTGGCGATCATATCGTTCTCGCCTTATGCGCCCTGGTACATCGTCAAGGCGAAAGGCCTCGCCAAGGATATCGATCTCGACGTCAAAATCATTGAGGGCATAACCGAAAAGAATGCGGCCATTACGTCAGGCCAGGTCCAATGCATGAACAACACCATGGACAGCATGGTGTTGGCGC includes:
- a CDS encoding ABC transporter ATP-binding protein, which gives rise to MNIVAKDFTPVTTVPPLKASRISKEYLGGSFKALDDVSFELQENQITAFVGPSGCGKTTMLRIIAGLEYPTRGRLEVFGKNVQGPGPDRGMIFQAYTSFPWLTAMQNVEYGMKILKVPAAERRERTMNFLKLVHLEKFADTYPRSLSGGMKQRVALARTLAQNPAIILMDEPFGALDAQVRWEMQELMIELIEREKKTVVAITHDIEEAIYLADRIIFFSRQPGRIKADIPLTFKGGRRIKQKEELLELPGYAELERQLFAMMREEIK
- a CDS encoding ABC transporter permease, producing the protein MFLGVWEFGHYLTPASARKFFPSIGEVGSALYVLFAERNFLHDVSVSCWRIFVSFLAASAIAVPIGILMGSFGNVRALLNPTLTAWRYLPAASFIPLLLVWFGPTDQAKIALLFIGVIFFLISLVLDNTTAIQKEFVEAGLTMGASRRTILTGIVVPAALPAIFDSMRNMVAVSWTYLVIAEIVGAQDGIGAVMMRAGRFLNVDVIMAGIVTIGALGLLTDLIFRGICRALFPWNVERRS